A stretch of the Thermus thermophilus genome encodes the following:
- a CDS encoding HD-GYP domain-containing protein, whose translation MRVLVVDDDPVQRRLLMRALAPLEVEVWEARNGKEALDLLRDRLPHVVLTDLHMPVMDGLELTQSLKAQDPLLPVILLTADGEREVRLKGIEAGADDFLNRPVDLAELRLRVKGHLERRRLQEKLEDLERTLLVLMRAVEAKDAYTAGHGERVARYALLAAEELGAREEEREDLHMGALLHDVGKIAIPDHILRGDHPLSEHEWRLIREHPVRGDEILGPLRAHPRLRPYVRWHHEKLDGSGYPDGLTEIPLLVQALSAADIYDALTSVRTYRKPLKPHEALEALEEEARKGKLSREVVRAFRSGLLRNRLLRA comes from the coding sequence ATGCGGGTCTTGGTGGTGGACGACGACCCCGTTCAGCGGCGCCTCCTCATGCGGGCCCTGGCCCCTTTGGAGGTGGAGGTGTGGGAGGCGAGGAACGGGAAGGAGGCCTTGGACCTCCTCAGGGACAGGCTTCCCCACGTGGTCCTCACCGACCTCCACATGCCCGTCATGGACGGCCTGGAGCTCACCCAAAGCCTCAAGGCCCAAGACCCCCTTCTTCCCGTGATCCTCCTCACCGCGGATGGGGAGCGGGAGGTGCGCCTGAAGGGGATAGAGGCGGGGGCCGACGACTTCCTCAACCGGCCCGTGGACCTCGCCGAGCTCCGCCTCCGGGTGAAGGGGCACCTGGAGCGCAGGCGGCTTCAGGAGAAGCTAGAGGACCTGGAGCGGACCCTCCTCGTGCTCATGCGGGCGGTGGAGGCCAAGGACGCCTACACCGCGGGCCACGGGGAGCGGGTGGCCCGGTACGCCCTCCTGGCCGCGGAGGAACTCGGGGCCAGGGAAGAGGAGCGGGAAGACCTGCACATGGGGGCGCTCCTCCACGACGTGGGCAAGATCGCCATCCCCGACCACATCCTCCGGGGAGACCACCCCCTAAGCGAGCACGAGTGGCGGCTCATCCGCGAGCACCCCGTGAGGGGGGACGAGATCCTGGGGCCCCTCCGGGCCCACCCCCGCCTCCGCCCCTACGTGCGCTGGCACCACGAGAAGCTGGACGGCTCCGGCTACCCCGACGGGCTCACGGAGATCCCCCTTCTGGTGCAGGCCCTAAGCGCCGCGGACATTTACGATGCCCTCACCAGCGTGCGCACCTACCGCAAGCCCCTAAAGCCCCACGAGGCCCTGGAGGCCCTGGAGGAGGAGGCGCGGAAGGGGAAGCTTTCCCGGGAGGTGGTGCGGGCCTTCCGGTCGGGGCTTTTGCGAAACCGCCTCCTCAGGGCCTGA
- a CDS encoding roadblock/LC7 domain-containing protein has product MNKVEALQELIQNLKAAVPEIRGVMVASQDGLPIAHDFPEAEAPRIAAMAATSLGLGKRIASTLRLGDFQEAVVRGAGGYLVVYEAGEKGVLAVAAPQGANLGLIHLEAREAAKELRELL; this is encoded by the coding sequence ATGAATAAGGTAGAAGCGCTTCAGGAACTCATCCAGAACCTCAAGGCGGCCGTACCCGAGATCCGCGGGGTGATGGTGGCCTCCCAGGACGGGCTTCCCATCGCCCACGACTTCCCCGAGGCCGAGGCCCCCCGCATCGCGGCCATGGCCGCCACCTCCTTGGGCCTCGGCAAGCGCATCGCCTCCACCTTGCGCCTCGGGGACTTCCAGGAGGCGGTGGTGCGGGGAGCGGGAGGCTACCTGGTGGTGTACGAGGCGGGGGAGAAGGGGGTCTTGGCGGTGGCCGCCCCCCAGGGGGCCAACCTGGGCCTCATCCACCTCGAGGCCCGCGAAGCGGCCAAGGAGCTGAGAGAACTCCTTTAG
- a CDS encoding CZB domain-containing protein — MIEAIVLAHMRYLENVARFLEGGEFPPLSAPTECSLGRWYREAAPRYGERAEFQELGVLHEAFHEVTEKAVRLFEEGKREEAEGLLSEAYRLFGRIEHLLLSLE, encoded by the coding sequence ATGATTGAGGCCATCGTCCTCGCCCACATGCGGTACCTAGAAAACGTGGCCCGCTTCCTGGAAGGAGGGGAGTTTCCTCCCCTGAGCGCGCCCACGGAGTGCAGCCTGGGCCGATGGTACCGGGAGGCCGCCCCGCGGTACGGGGAAAGGGCCGAGTTCCAGGAGCTCGGCGTCCTCCACGAGGCCTTCCACGAGGTCACCGAGAAGGCGGTGCGGCTTTTTGAAGAAGGCAAGCGGGAAGAAGCGGAGGGGCTTTTGAGCGAGGCTTACCGGCTCTTCGGCAGGATTGAGCACCTTCTCCTTTCTTTGGAGTAA